Proteins encoded in a region of the Vibrio ponticus genome:
- a CDS encoding YciN family protein, producing the protein MSDKKVISTFDLLLIANQIIQEHDDYIEGMRADSVEEKEGVLVFKGNYFLDDNGLPTSQTTAVFNMFKYLAHHLSKEFTIEK; encoded by the coding sequence ATGAGCGATAAAAAAGTAATTTCTACATTCGACCTACTACTGATCGCCAACCAAATCATTCAAGAGCATGACGATTACATCGAAGGCATGCGCGCAGACAGCGTTGAAGAAAAAGAAGGCGTATTGGTTTTCAAAGGCAACTACTTCTTAGACGACAACGGTCTACCAACCAGCCAAACGACTGCGGTATTTAATATGTTTAAGTACTTGGCGCATCACCTTTCGAAAGAGTTCACGATCGAAAAATAA